From the genome of Phlebotomus papatasi isolate M1 chromosome 2, Ppap_2.1, whole genome shotgun sequence:
GGCGAAATACTGTAGACAATGTCTACAGATTTCTTCGCAATATCCACGGACATTTGTTATTGGGAGTGACAAGGTGAGAAGTGCAGAGAAAAAACGGGGAGTGTAGAAATAGTcgcaaaaagttaaaaaatttcGCAGCAAAACTGGACGAATTGGCTACATTTCCGGGAAATTCGCAGCGTCGCGGGTCTGCGATGTGCTCGCACCCCTGCGACGAGGCAGTCATCGCCACCAATGACGACGCCAGCGAATGCAAGAGAAGTGCTGTGCGTCTGGGCTACTGGCAGGATGATTATCTGGGCTACTTCGTAAAGTCCCCAGCTGAACGGAAGGCACCCGAGATAAATAGGGGCTACTTTGCTCGGGTGCGTGGAGTTGAGATCTGTATTGAGAAGTTCCTGCACAGAACGGCTGGAAATCCCTGTCAGATCATCAATCTGGGCTGTGGCTTCGACACACTGTACTGGCGCCTGAGGGAAGCTGGTCATGCCATTGCAAATTTCATTGAGTTGGACTTTCCCACGGTCACGGCCAGGAAGTGCTACGCCATTAAGAGGAACAAACGTCTGCTGGACAAAATTCATGTGGCTGAAGATGGGGAAGTACGCCTAAGTCCGACAGATCTCCATGCCAGCAACTATCACATCATGGGCGTGGATCTGCGAAATATCGATGAGTTGCACAATAAGCTCAATCAGGCTGAGATTGATTACACAATTCCCACAATCTTCCTGGCCGAATGCGTTCTAGTCTACATTGAAACCCAGAATTGCCACAATCTCCTCAAGTGGCTGGCCGGGCACTTCCCCACGTCTGTC
Proteins encoded in this window:
- the LOC129804775 gene encoding leucine carboxyl methyltransferase 1 is translated as MCSHPCDEAVIATNDDASECKRSAVRLGYWQDDYLGYFVKSPAERKAPEINRGYFARVRGVEICIEKFLHRTAGNPCQIINLGCGFDTLYWRLREAGHAIANFIELDFPTVTARKCYAIKRNKRLLDKIHVAEDGEVRLSPTDLHASNYHIMGVDLRNIDELHNKLNQAEIDYTIPTIFLAECVLVYIETQNCHNLLKWLAGHFPTSVFVNYEQVNMNDRFGEVMLGNLRARGCNLAGVDACTSLETQVSRFLDCGWHGARAWDMVQVYQSLPNGERQRIERLEMLDEGELLVQLFQHYAITIAWVGELFQDIEITVERRMSSLNID